In one window of Bizionia sp. M204 DNA:
- a CDS encoding DUF302 domain-containing protein: protein MTYYFNKTVKGNFNDAIENVTEALKTEGFGVLTEIDIKATLKKKLDVNFNDYKILGACHPTYAHKALLAENKIGTMLPCNVIVQRLESGDIEVSAVNPMASMQAVENDDLKGIAEEITNKLKSVIDTL, encoded by the coding sequence ATGACGTATTATTTTAACAAAACAGTAAAAGGAAATTTTAATGACGCTATAGAAAACGTAACAGAAGCACTCAAAACGGAAGGCTTTGGCGTTTTAACGGAAATTGATATTAAAGCAACGCTTAAAAAGAAACTGGATGTCAATTTTAACGACTACAAAATTTTGGGAGCATGTCATCCAACGTATGCGCATAAAGCACTATTGGCAGAAAATAAGATTGGCACCATGTTACCTTGTAATGTTATTGTACAGAGGTTGGAATCTGGCGATATTGAAGTTTCCGCCGTAAATCCTATGGCTAGCATGCAAGCTGTAGAAAATGATGATTTAAAGGGGATTGCCGAAGAAATAACCAATAAATTGAAATCGGTTATTGATACGCTTTAA
- a CDS encoding TolC family protein produces MSAQDLNTLINEALENNPEIQKVDFQYQIASEKVNEVNSLPNTEFNLGVMAVKPEMEMPMENFRVSVMQMLPWFGTITARENYATSMADAQYIDITIVKRKLAVSVSQFYYQLYEISAKQDVLDDTISLLKTYEQLALTSVEVGKASAVDVLRLQIRQNELQQEKEVLNQQHIGIQAALNSLLNRDYDVEVSVVSTMKIPESDNFFSYDSLSINPELLKYDKLYQSVEQSELLNQKERGPMIGFGVEYINQENSPMITSSYKDMVMPMLTVSIPIFNKKYSSQSKQNELRKQEIQSQKAERLNILKAELSKAISQRNQSRIKFDTQEKNLKQAKDAERILVKSYETGTIDFNDVLDIQELQLKFQMNQIESIKTYYVQTILINYLTS; encoded by the coding sequence ATGAGTGCTCAAGATTTAAACACCCTCATAAACGAAGCTCTAGAGAACAATCCCGAAATTCAAAAGGTTGATTTTCAATATCAAATTGCTTCCGAAAAAGTAAACGAAGTCAACAGTTTGCCAAACACCGAATTTAATTTGGGCGTTATGGCTGTGAAACCTGAAATGGAAATGCCTATGGAAAACTTTAGGGTATCCGTTATGCAAATGCTGCCTTGGTTTGGTACTATAACTGCACGAGAAAATTATGCGACTTCTATGGCTGATGCGCAATATATAGACATCACCATAGTCAAACGGAAATTAGCGGTGTCTGTGTCGCAATTCTATTATCAACTGTATGAAATAAGCGCCAAACAAGATGTTCTTGATGACACTATTAGCTTATTAAAAACCTATGAGCAATTGGCATTGACTTCGGTAGAAGTCGGCAAAGCATCAGCCGTAGATGTCTTACGTTTACAGATTAGACAAAACGAATTACAACAAGAGAAAGAGGTGTTAAATCAACAACATATAGGTATTCAAGCTGCTCTGAATAGTTTACTAAATCGGGACTACGATGTTGAGGTATCTGTGGTTTCAACCATGAAAATTCCGGAAAGCGACAATTTCTTTAGCTATGATAGTTTATCTATAAACCCAGAATTACTCAAGTATGACAAGTTGTATCAATCTGTGGAACAGTCCGAATTACTAAACCAAAAAGAACGTGGACCCATGATAGGTTTTGGTGTGGAATACATTAATCAAGAAAATAGCCCCATGATTACCAGTTCCTATAAAGATATGGTAATGCCCATGCTGACGGTTTCTATTCCCATTTTCAATAAAAAATACAGCTCACAAAGCAAGCAAAATGAATTACGAAAACAGGAAATACAATCTCAAAAGGCGGAACGCTTAAATATACTGAAAGCGGAACTGTCGAAAGCCATTTCGCAGCGTAATCAGTCACGAATTAAATTCGATACGCAGGAGAAAAATCTAAAACAAGCCAAAGATGCTGAAAGGATTTTAGTGAAAAGCTATGAAACAGGAACCATTGATTTTAATGATGTTTTGGATATTCAGGAATTACAATTAAAATTTCAGATGAATCAAATAGAGTCCATAAAAACTTATTACGTTCAAACGATACTTATAAATTATTTAACGAGTTAA
- a CDS encoding efflux RND transporter permease subunit: MLNKSIKFLIENKLVAVLLLVLFVGWGTVNAPFNWDTGFLPSNPVAVDAIPDIGENQQIVFTKWEGRSPQDIEDQITYPLTTSLLGISGVKTIRSSSMFGFSSIYIIFEEDVEFYWSRSRILEKLNSLPSGLLPEDVNPALGPDATGLGQIFWYTLEGRDKNGNVTGGWDLHELRSIQDYYVKYALSSASGVSEVASIGGYVQEYQVDVNPELMRQYNVGLDQVVKAVKESNKDIGAQTLEINQAEYLVRGLGYVKSIADIENAVVASEDFTSLKIKDIGKVSLGPAARRGILDKEGAEVVGGVVVARYGANPMEVINNVKEKINELSFGLPSKVLADGSTSQLTIVPFYDRSELIQETLGTLNEALTLEILITILVIIIMVFNLRASILISGLLPVAVLMVFIAMKLFNVDANIVALSGIAIAIGTMVDVGVILSENIIRHLEVEREKRTVQSEKLKIKNDYSDADSEDEILHAVQNDKRSINQMVYNATAEVSGAIVTAVMTTIISFIPVFTMIGAEGKLFRPLAFTKTFALTASLIVALFIIPPFAAYLFRRKSIKTRFSYLINAALIIAGIMGLIYGYWLGIILIGFGISGLLKLQNIIDAKRANIINIIISAAAIVFLLAEYWRPLGVDKSIFWNLIFVSVICFGLLGGFMLFRSYYTRILRWCLDNKLLFLSVPTAIVMAGFFIMKNTGKEFMPSLNEGSFLLMPTSMPHSGVEENKRVLQQLDMAVASIPEIETVVGKAGRTESALDPAPLSMYENMIQYKPEYMLNDDGERQRYKVNEDGLFELTDGRLAYDGSERFKETSGRVSRGTSDVSRPNTSRYNSDKKSESLEVTTGVKQSQLIEDNDGEFYRNWRPEITSPDDIWNEIVRVTKLPGVTSAPKLQPIETRLVMLQTGMRAPMGIKVKGQDLKQIEAFGVQLETILKEAEGVKKEAVFADRIVGKPYLLIDIDREKIARYGISIQDVQDVIQVAVGGMVLTQTVEGRERYGVRVRYPRELRGNPSDLEQIYIPVSTGSPIPLSELASIRYEQGPQVIKSEDTFLVGYVLFDKQAGFAEVSVVENAQALIQSKIASGELIVPKGINYQFTGTYENQLRAEKTLSVVVPLALAIIFLILYFQFRSVSTSLMVFTGIAVAFAGGFIMIWLYGQDWFLNFNVAGENMRDLFQMHPINLSVAVWVGFIALFGIATDDGVVMATYLTQTFDRNTPENRKEIRASIVEAGEKRIRPCLMTTATTILALLPILTSTGRGSDIMIPMAIPSFGGMLIALITLFVVPVLYSWRAELKVKN; the protein is encoded by the coding sequence ATGCTGAATAAAAGCATCAAATTTTTAATAGAGAATAAACTCGTAGCTGTTCTGTTACTCGTCCTTTTTGTAGGTTGGGGAACTGTGAATGCCCCTTTTAATTGGGATACTGGGTTTTTACCAAGCAACCCTGTGGCCGTCGATGCCATTCCAGATATTGGCGAAAACCAACAAATTGTTTTCACGAAATGGGAAGGTCGTTCACCCCAAGATATTGAAGACCAAATTACTTATCCTTTAACGACGTCTTTATTGGGAATTTCAGGTGTAAAAACCATCAGAAGTTCGTCCATGTTTGGGTTTTCAAGTATCTATATCATTTTTGAAGAAGATGTAGAATTCTATTGGAGCCGAAGTCGCATATTAGAAAAACTCAATTCCCTACCTAGTGGATTATTACCCGAAGATGTGAATCCAGCGTTGGGTCCAGACGCCACAGGTTTAGGACAAATTTTTTGGTACACATTAGAAGGTCGTGATAAAAACGGAAACGTTACTGGTGGTTGGGATTTGCACGAATTGCGAAGCATTCAAGATTACTACGTAAAATATGCCTTATCGTCGGCAAGTGGCGTTTCTGAAGTGGCTTCCATTGGTGGTTATGTTCAAGAATATCAAGTAGATGTGAACCCGGAACTGATGCGTCAATACAATGTGGGGTTAGACCAAGTTGTAAAAGCCGTTAAGGAAAGTAATAAAGATATTGGTGCGCAAACATTAGAAATCAATCAAGCCGAATATTTAGTGCGTGGTTTGGGTTACGTAAAATCTATTGCAGACATAGAAAATGCTGTTGTTGCTTCCGAAGATTTCACATCCCTAAAAATTAAAGACATTGGTAAGGTATCATTAGGGCCTGCAGCACGACGCGGCATATTAGATAAGGAAGGTGCAGAAGTTGTTGGAGGCGTTGTTGTGGCACGTTATGGTGCAAATCCGATGGAAGTTATCAACAACGTCAAAGAAAAAATCAACGAATTAAGTTTTGGATTGCCATCCAAAGTTTTAGCAGATGGTAGTACATCCCAACTGACTATTGTGCCATTTTACGATAGGAGTGAACTGATTCAAGAAACTTTAGGCACACTAAACGAAGCCTTAACTTTAGAGATTTTAATTACCATTTTGGTGATTATCATTATGGTATTTAACCTTCGCGCTTCTATTTTAATTTCTGGCTTATTACCAGTTGCGGTTTTAATGGTATTTATCGCCATGAAACTCTTCAATGTCGATGCCAATATTGTGGCACTTTCTGGTATTGCCATTGCTATTGGAACCATGGTGGATGTTGGTGTCATACTTTCAGAAAACATCATCAGGCATTTGGAAGTTGAACGTGAAAAGCGAACAGTTCAAAGTGAAAAATTAAAAATTAAAAATGATTATAGCGACGCAGATTCTGAAGATGAGATTCTTCACGCTGTTCAGAATGACAAACGTTCAATAAACCAAATGGTTTACAACGCCACAGCTGAAGTTTCTGGTGCCATTGTAACCGCAGTAATGACAACCATTATTAGTTTCATTCCTGTATTTACTATGATTGGAGCCGAAGGCAAACTATTCAGACCATTAGCCTTTACAAAAACCTTTGCATTAACCGCTTCCCTTATTGTGGCTTTATTTATAATTCCACCTTTTGCAGCCTATTTATTCCGAAGAAAAAGCATCAAAACGCGTTTTAGTTACCTTATAAATGCAGCTTTAATAATAGCAGGAATAATGGGTCTTATTTATGGTTATTGGTTAGGAATCATTTTGATAGGTTTTGGAATTTCAGGTCTATTAAAACTTCAAAATATTATTGATGCAAAGCGCGCAAATATTATTAATATAATCATTTCTGCAGCTGCTATCGTGTTCCTTTTAGCTGAATATTGGAGACCATTAGGAGTCGATAAAAGCATCTTTTGGAATCTCATTTTTGTAAGTGTCATTTGTTTTGGATTGTTGGGTGGTTTTATGTTATTCCGAAGTTATTACACGCGTATTTTAAGATGGTGTTTAGATAATAAACTATTGTTTCTATCTGTTCCAACGGCGATTGTAATGGCTGGTTTTTTCATCATGAAAAACACAGGAAAAGAATTTATGCCTTCATTAAACGAAGGTTCTTTCTTATTGATGCCAACCTCAATGCCACATTCTGGAGTTGAAGAAAATAAACGGGTGTTACAGCAATTGGATATGGCCGTTGCCAGCATTCCAGAAATTGAAACCGTTGTTGGTAAAGCAGGTAGAACCGAATCGGCTTTAGATCCGGCACCTTTATCGATGTACGAAAACATGATTCAGTATAAACCGGAATATATGCTGAATGATGATGGCGAGCGTCAGCGTTATAAAGTGAATGAGGATGGTTTGTTTGAATTGACCGATGGACGATTGGCGTACGATGGAAGTGAAAGATTCAAGGAGACGTCAGGTCGAGTGTCACGAGGCACGAGTGATGTATCGAGACCCAATACTTCTCGATACAATTCTGATAAAAAATCAGAATCACTCGAAGTGACAACTGGCGTTAAACAATCTCAACTAATAGAAGACAACGATGGTGAATTCTACCGAAACTGGCGACCAGAAATTACATCACCTGATGATATTTGGAATGAAATTGTACGAGTCACCAAATTACCAGGTGTAACGTCAGCACCAAAACTACAACCTATTGAAACCCGATTGGTCATGCTTCAAACAGGCATGCGAGCACCCATGGGAATCAAGGTAAAAGGACAAGACTTAAAACAAATTGAAGCGTTTGGCGTGCAATTAGAAACGATATTAAAAGAAGCTGAAGGTGTTAAAAAAGAAGCGGTTTTTGCCGACCGTATTGTTGGGAAACCGTATTTGCTAATTGATATTGATAGAGAAAAAATTGCCCGTTATGGTATTTCTATTCAAGATGTGCAAGACGTAATACAAGTCGCAGTTGGTGGCATGGTACTAACCCAAACCGTTGAAGGCAGAGAACGTTATGGTGTTCGTGTGCGTTATCCAAGAGAATTGCGCGGGAATCCGTCTGATTTAGAACAAATTTATATTCCTGTTTCAACAGGTAGTCCTATTCCTTTAAGTGAATTGGCAAGCATTCGTTATGAACAAGGTCCACAAGTGATTAAAAGTGAGGACACCTTTTTAGTCGGTTATGTATTATTTGACAAGCAAGCTGGTTTTGCAGAAGTAAGTGTTGTTGAAAACGCACAAGCTTTAATACAAAGTAAAATAGCTTCTGGTGAATTGATTGTACCTAAAGGGATTAATTACCAATTCACAGGAACCTATGAGAATCAGTTGCGAGCCGAAAAAACCTTATCGGTTGTTGTGCCTTTAGCTTTAGCAATTATCTTTTTGATTCTGTACTTCCAATTCCGTTCTGTATCCACGTCTTTAATGGTGTTTACCGGAATTGCGGTTGCCTTCGCAGGTGGATTCATCATGATTTGGTTGTATGGACAAGATTGGTTTTTAAACTTCAATGTCGCTGGAGAAAATATGCGCGACCTGTTTCAGATGCATCCAATTAATTTAAGTGTGGCCGTTTGGGTTGGGTTTATTGCGCTCTTCGGAATTGCAACTGATGATGGTGTGGTTATGGCGACTTATTTAACGCAAACATTTGATAGAAATACGCCAGAAAATAGAAAAGAAATTAGAGCATCTATTGTGGAAGCCGGCGAAAAACGCATCAGACCCTGTTTAATGACTACAGCAACCACCATTTTAGCATTATTACCCATTTTAACATCTACAGGACGCGGAAGTGACATCATGATTCCGATGGCTATCCCAAGTTTTGGAGGCATGTTAATTGCACTAATCACCTTATTTGTGGTTCCAGTATTGTATAGCTGGAGGGCGGAGTTGAAAGTGAAAAACTAA
- a CDS encoding four helix bundle protein, whose amino-acid sequence MSKSILKDKSYAFAVLVVKLSQLLVNERKEYVLSNQFLRSGTAIGALIREAEFAQSKADFVHKMSISLKEANETLYWLDLLKDTGYIHEDAHQLHVGFNKELVAMLVSSIKTTKSKIQK is encoded by the coding sequence ATGAGTAAAAGCATTTTAAAAGATAAAAGTTATGCCTTTGCAGTTTTGGTAGTAAAGTTGTCCCAATTATTGGTAAATGAGCGAAAAGAATATGTTTTAAGCAATCAGTTTTTGAGAAGTGGAACTGCAATTGGCGCATTAATTCGTGAAGCGGAATTTGCTCAAAGTAAGGCCGATTTTGTACATAAAATGAGTATTTCACTGAAAGAAGCTAATGAAACATTGTATTGGTTGGATTTGTTGAAAGATACTGGTTATATACATGAAGACGCACATCAATTACATGTTGGTTTTAATAAAGAATTAGTTGCCATGTTAGTAAGTTCTATTAAAACCACTAAATCAAAAATTCAAAAATGA